In the genome of Actinomadura graeca, one region contains:
- a CDS encoding MFS transporter, whose amino-acid sequence MTVIGRGERRAGYREALAEPRFRVLFGSRALAIAADTLRMIALSVLVYGTTGSPLLAAVAYGIGFLPQLAGGALLGSLADRLRPRPLIWGAYAVEAAAAAALGLLGMPVAAALALVAVVACATPVFAGASNRLVAEALDGDAYVMGRSLMTMASAAAQLLGLAFGGIAVAAAGARHALLAAAAGHVAAALLVRLRLPDLPPPPRAGGGSVVGDSWAGNMRLLRDPVVRALLLAQWLPPAFAAGAESLLVPYAGTRGYGDGTAALLLGGSAAGMLLGNLAGARLLGPAARERLAVPLMAVFGLPLAAFALPLPAAAAAGLLVLCGCGFAYELGIQRPFVDALPEEGRGQAFGLLSTGLMTAQGVGPVLLGGAAEALPVGETLACAGAAILLTALLLRRPLRRARVTAAAPAAPPATGPAVGDAT is encoded by the coding sequence ATGACGGTGATCGGCAGGGGGGAGCGGCGCGCCGGGTACCGGGAGGCGCTGGCCGAGCCGCGGTTCCGGGTGCTGTTCGGCAGCCGGGCGCTGGCGATCGCGGCGGACACGCTGCGGATGATCGCGCTGTCGGTGCTGGTGTACGGCACGACCGGGTCGCCGCTGCTCGCGGCGGTCGCCTACGGCATCGGGTTCCTGCCGCAGCTCGCCGGCGGGGCGCTGCTGGGGTCGCTGGCCGACCGGCTGCGGCCCCGCCCGCTGATCTGGGGCGCGTACGCGGTGGAGGCGGCCGCCGCGGCGGCGCTGGGGCTGCTGGGCATGCCGGTGGCGGCGGCGCTGGCGCTGGTCGCGGTGGTGGCGTGCGCGACGCCGGTGTTCGCGGGCGCCTCCAACCGGCTCGTCGCCGAGGCCCTGGACGGCGACGCCTACGTGATGGGCCGGTCGCTGATGACGATGGCGTCGGCGGCGGCGCAGCTGCTCGGGCTGGCGTTCGGGGGGATCGCGGTCGCCGCGGCCGGCGCCCGGCACGCGCTGCTGGCGGCGGCGGCCGGGCATGTCGCGGCGGCGCTGCTCGTGCGGCTGCGGCTGCCGGACCTGCCGCCCCCGCCGCGCGCGGGCGGCGGGTCGGTGGTGGGCGACAGCTGGGCGGGGAACATGCGGCTGCTGCGCGACCCCGTCGTCCGGGCGCTGCTGCTGGCGCAGTGGCTCCCGCCCGCGTTCGCCGCCGGAGCGGAGAGCCTCCTCGTCCCCTACGCGGGGACCCGCGGGTACGGGGACGGGACGGCGGCGCTGCTGCTGGGCGGCTCGGCCGCGGGGATGCTGCTGGGGAACCTGGCGGGGGCGCGGCTGCTGGGCCCGGCGGCGCGGGAGCGGCTCGCGGTGCCGCTGATGGCGGTGTTCGGGCTGCCGCTGGCGGCGTTCGCGCTGCCGCTGCCCGCTGCGGCCGCGGCGGGCCTGCTGGTGCTGTGCGGCTGCGGGTTCGCCTACGAGCTGGGCATCCAGCGGCCGTTCGTGGACGCGCTGCCGGAGGAGGGCCGCGGGCAGGCGTTCGGGCTGCTGTCGACGGGCCTGATGACCGCGCAGGGCGTCGGCCCGGTGCTGCTCGGCGGCGCGGCGGAGGCGCTGCCGGTGGGGGAGACCCTCGCCTGCGCGGGCGCCGCGATCCTCCTCACGGCGCTGCTGCTGCGCCGCCCCCTGCGCCGCGCCCGCGTCACCGCCGCCGCCCCCGCCGCCCCGCCCGCGACCGGGCCCGCGGTGGGGGACGCCACCTGA
- a CDS encoding DUF5937 family protein, with protein MIRFEVSAEDLLHSRFALSPLFELDGLLRALTGLSDRALPGAWAARLAPELRALRAGTELDAVLALQSHRGGTAFVAPPPRGLAQTIEDDLAAVRATPPEVARDGIERALAVRPAGARARAVLERPDAVAVLAATLETAWRTLLAPDWPRLRAICERDVLHRAGRLSHGGWEAALRDLHPRVRWRGGGIELLGMGVTETIPLGGQGLLLIPSVFVWPGIAAHNEHPWPYALIYPARGISALWEASPSAGPGALTPLIGRTRTRILLALAEPAGTTQLARALGVAPGTVGDHLAVLRRAGLLERSRAGRAVLYRRTPLGDALARTP; from the coding sequence GTGATCCGGTTCGAGGTGTCCGCGGAGGATCTGCTGCACAGCCGGTTCGCGCTGTCGCCGCTGTTCGAGCTGGACGGGCTGCTGCGCGCACTCACCGGGCTGTCCGACCGGGCCCTGCCGGGGGCGTGGGCGGCGCGGCTGGCGCCCGAGCTGCGCGCGCTGCGCGCCGGGACGGAGCTGGACGCCGTCCTGGCCCTGCAGTCCCACCGGGGCGGCACCGCGTTCGTGGCGCCGCCGCCCCGCGGCCTCGCCCAGACGATCGAGGACGACCTCGCCGCCGTCCGCGCCACGCCGCCGGAGGTGGCGCGCGACGGCATCGAGCGCGCGCTGGCGGTGCGCCCGGCCGGCGCGCGCGCCCGCGCGGTCCTGGAACGCCCCGACGCCGTCGCCGTCCTCGCCGCGACGCTGGAGACCGCGTGGCGGACGCTGCTCGCGCCGGACTGGCCGCGGCTGCGCGCGATCTGCGAACGCGACGTCCTGCACCGCGCCGGGCGGCTCAGCCACGGCGGCTGGGAGGCGGCGCTGCGCGACCTGCACCCCCGCGTGCGGTGGCGCGGCGGCGGCATCGAGCTGCTCGGCATGGGCGTCACCGAGACGATCCCCCTCGGCGGCCAAGGGCTGCTGCTCATCCCGTCGGTGTTCGTATGGCCGGGCATCGCCGCGCACAACGAGCACCCCTGGCCGTACGCGCTGATCTACCCGGCCCGGGGGATCTCCGCGCTGTGGGAGGCGTCGCCGTCCGCAGGGCCCGGCGCGCTCACCCCCCTGATCGGCCGCACCCGCACCCGGATCCTGCTCGCGCTCGCCGAACCCGCCGGGACCACCCAGCTCGCCCGGGCCCTCGGTGTCGCGCCCGGCACCGTCGGCGACCACCTGGCGGTCCTGCGCCGCGCCGGGCTGCTCGAAAGGTCCCGCGCCGGGCGGGCGGTGCTGTACCGGCGCACACCCCTCGGGGACGCCCTCGCCCGCACCCCCTGA
- a CDS encoding ABC transporter ATP-binding protein: protein MLEVENLGKHFPVTAGLLRRQVAAVKAVDGVSFSVRKGETLGLVGESGCGKSTTGRMIMRLLDPSFGKITFEGEDITAMSQGRLRPLRRDLQMIFQDPYSSLNPRKTVGAIVGAPFRLQKIEAKQGVKKAVQDILELVGLNPEHYNRYPHEFSGGQRQRIGIARTLALKPKLIVADEPVSALDVSVQAQVVNLLEDLQDELDLTYVVIAHDLSVVRHISDRVAVMYLGKIVEVADRADLYERPMHPYTNALLSAVPIPDPSERGDRQRIRLQGDVPSPLDPPPACRFHTRCWKAQDICKQVEPPLVELSPGHQAACHFPENTTVSATDEVARAAVAPATGAGTAAAAAADDPEPES from the coding sequence CTGCTGGAGGTGGAGAACCTCGGCAAGCACTTCCCCGTCACGGCGGGCCTGCTGCGCCGGCAGGTCGCGGCGGTCAAGGCCGTCGACGGCGTGTCGTTCTCGGTCCGCAAGGGCGAGACGCTCGGGCTGGTCGGGGAGTCGGGCTGCGGCAAGTCCACCACCGGCCGGATGATCATGAGGCTGCTGGACCCGAGTTTCGGGAAGATCACCTTCGAGGGCGAGGACATCACGGCGATGTCCCAGGGGCGGCTGCGGCCGCTCCGCCGCGACCTTCAAATGATCTTCCAGGATCCGTACTCGTCGCTGAACCCGCGCAAGACCGTCGGCGCGATCGTCGGGGCCCCGTTCCGGCTGCAGAAGATCGAGGCCAAGCAGGGCGTGAAGAAGGCCGTCCAGGACATCCTGGAACTGGTGGGCCTGAACCCCGAGCACTACAACCGGTACCCGCACGAGTTCTCCGGCGGGCAGCGGCAGCGCATCGGGATCGCGCGGACGCTGGCGCTCAAGCCGAAGCTGATCGTCGCGGACGAGCCGGTGTCGGCGCTGGACGTGTCGGTGCAGGCGCAGGTGGTGAACCTGCTGGAGGACCTGCAGGACGAGCTCGACCTCACCTACGTGGTGATCGCGCACGACCTGTCGGTGGTCCGGCACATCTCCGACCGGGTCGCGGTCATGTACCTCGGGAAGATCGTCGAGGTGGCGGACCGGGCCGACCTGTACGAGCGGCCGATGCACCCCTACACCAACGCGCTGCTGTCGGCGGTGCCGATCCCGGACCCGAGCGAGCGCGGCGACCGGCAGCGGATCCGGCTGCAGGGCGACGTGCCGAGCCCGCTGGACCCGCCGCCGGCGTGCCGGTTCCACACCCGCTGCTGGAAGGCGCAGGACATCTGCAAGCAGGTCGAGCCGCCGCTGGTGGAGCTCAGCCCCGGCCACCAGGCCGCCTGCCACTTCCCGGAGAACACCACGGTCAGCGCGACCGACGAGGTCGCGCGCGCCGCGGTGGCCCCGGCCACGGGGGCGGGCACCGCCGCCGCGGCCGCGGCCGACGATCCCGAGCCGGAGTCCTGA
- a CDS encoding ABC transporter ATP-binding protein, which yields MARRKPAELVNGSAETAAGRGAPTSFLEVRDLRIHFPTDDGLVKSVDGLSFSLERGRTLGIVGESGSGKSVTSLGLLGLHNRRNATVSGEIWLDGTELVGAPAGQVRRLRGRKMAMIFQDPLSAMHPFYTVGHQIVEAYRVHNDVSKQVARKHAIDMLGRVGIPKPDKRVDDYPHQFSGGMRQRAMIAMALSCDPELLIADEPTTALDVTVQAQILDLIRDLQQEFNSAIIMITHDLGVVAELSDDILVMYAGRCAEYAAVDDAFHRPLHPYTWGLLGSMPRLDRERTDRLMPIKGTPPSLINVPAGCAFNPRCAYCDLTGGKSTTERPELLEVEPGHKAACHLPLDKRREIWDSEIRPKL from the coding sequence ATGGCGCGCAGGAAACCGGCCGAGCTGGTGAACGGCTCCGCCGAGACCGCGGCGGGGCGCGGGGCCCCCACCTCCTTCCTGGAGGTCCGCGACCTGAGGATCCACTTCCCGACCGACGACGGCCTGGTGAAGTCGGTGGACGGGCTGTCGTTCTCGCTGGAGCGGGGCCGCACCCTCGGCATCGTCGGCGAGTCGGGCTCGGGCAAGAGCGTGACGAGCCTCGGGCTGCTGGGGCTGCACAACCGCCGCAACGCGACCGTGTCGGGCGAGATCTGGCTGGACGGCACGGAGCTGGTCGGCGCGCCCGCCGGGCAGGTCCGCAGGCTCCGCGGCCGGAAGATGGCGATGATCTTCCAGGATCCGCTGTCGGCGATGCACCCGTTCTACACGGTGGGCCATCAGATCGTCGAGGCGTACCGGGTCCACAACGACGTGTCCAAGCAGGTGGCGCGCAAGCACGCCATCGACATGCTGGGCCGGGTCGGCATCCCCAAGCCCGACAAGCGGGTGGACGACTACCCGCACCAGTTCTCCGGCGGCATGCGGCAGCGCGCGATGATCGCGATGGCGCTGTCGTGCGACCCGGAGCTGCTGATCGCCGACGAGCCCACCACCGCGCTGGACGTGACGGTGCAGGCGCAGATCCTCGACCTGATCCGGGACCTGCAGCAGGAGTTCAACTCCGCCATCATCATGATCACCCACGATCTGGGGGTGGTCGCCGAGCTGTCGGACGACATCCTGGTGATGTACGCGGGCCGCTGCGCCGAGTACGCCGCGGTGGACGACGCGTTCCACCGCCCGCTGCACCCCTACACGTGGGGGCTGCTCGGGTCGATGCCGCGGCTGGACCGGGAGCGCACCGACCGGCTGATGCCCATCAAGGGGACGCCGCCTAGCCTGATCAACGTCCCGGCGGGCTGCGCGTTCAACCCGCGCTGCGCCTACTGTGACCTGACGGGCGGCAAGAGCACCACCGAGCGGCCCGAGCTGCTGGAGGTCGAGCCCGGCCACAAGGCGGCCTGCCATCTCCCGCTGGACAAGCGGCGGGAGATCTGGGACTCCGAGATCCGGCCGAAGCTGTGA
- a CDS encoding ABC transporter permease has product MVAFIVRRLLGAVGLLLIISAVTYAIFFLVPRAAGVTSDDIAGRFAGKQPDAATLAAIKDRFGLDDPIPVQYGKFIKAIVVGDTYDTGTEEIDCPAPCLGYSFRTNQSVTDQIVDRAPVTFMIAIGAAVLWVLAGVSIGVVSALRRGTIFDRAAMGIALAGVSLPIFFTGLLSLAFVVHRWEILPAVNYNDVTDNPFNLLLPWICLAFLYAALYARLTRAGMLETMNEDFIRTARAKGLPEKTVVVKHGLRATLTPIMTVFGLDIGLLLGGAIITEKTFSIPGLGQLALDGVNQSDLPVVLGATLTTALFIVLANLVVDVLYGVVDPRVRHS; this is encoded by the coding sequence GTGGTCGCATTCATTGTTCGCCGCCTGCTGGGCGCGGTGGGGCTGCTCCTCATCATCAGCGCGGTGACGTACGCCATCTTCTTCCTTGTCCCGCGGGCCGCGGGCGTGACCAGCGACGACATCGCGGGCCGCTTCGCCGGCAAGCAGCCGGACGCGGCCACCCTCGCCGCGATCAAGGACCGCTTCGGGCTCGACGATCCGATCCCGGTGCAGTACGGGAAGTTCATCAAGGCGATCGTCGTGGGCGACACCTACGACACCGGCACCGAGGAGATCGACTGCCCGGCGCCGTGCCTCGGCTACTCCTTCCGCACCAACCAGTCGGTGACCGACCAGATCGTCGACCGCGCCCCGGTCACGTTCATGATCGCCATCGGTGCGGCGGTGCTGTGGGTGCTGGCGGGCGTGTCGATCGGCGTGGTGTCGGCGCTGCGCAGAGGCACGATCTTCGACCGCGCGGCGATGGGCATCGCGCTCGCGGGCGTCTCGCTGCCGATCTTCTTCACGGGCCTGCTGTCGCTCGCGTTCGTCGTCCACCGATGGGAGATCCTCCCGGCGGTCAACTACAATGACGTGACCGACAACCCGTTCAACCTGCTGCTCCCGTGGATCTGCCTGGCGTTCCTGTACGCGGCGTTGTACGCGCGGCTGACGCGGGCGGGCATGCTGGAGACGATGAACGAGGACTTCATCCGGACGGCGCGCGCGAAGGGCCTGCCGGAGAAGACGGTGGTGGTCAAGCACGGGCTGCGCGCGACGCTCACCCCGATCATGACGGTGTTCGGCCTGGACATCGGGCTGCTGCTCGGCGGCGCGATCATCACCGAGAAGACGTTCTCGATTCCCGGCCTCGGCCAGCTGGCGCTGGACGGGGTGAACCAGAGCGACCTGCCGGTGGTGCTGGGGGCGACGCTGACGACGGCGTTGTTCATCGTCCTCGCCAACCTGGTCGTGGACGTCCTGTACGGGGTCGTCGACCCGAGGGTGAGGCACAGCTGA
- a CDS encoding ABC transporter substrate-binding protein has product MKSPKVVTSAAAGIVVLGLGLSACGGGDDEGGGGTGGSKFDAGSTAVVNASDHKGGVLKFAQPDDFESLDPANIYYAYGLNFVRIFSRSLMTYNSKPGNEGTKMVPDLAEAPGVPSNGSKTWTYKLKRGVKYEDGTEIKAKDIKYGVARTFDRSVLHNGPSYFPQLLAADGYKGPFKDKNLENFKGVSTPDDYTVVFNLKSPFSEFDQVVGFSGQTAPVPAAKDTGARYGMHPVSSGPYKLEGDYTPKKGGTWVRNTNWDPATDPNRKQLPDKIEVQSGLKAEEIDSRLQAGTVQVDLPGSGVQAAARQQILTNPKLKANADNPLAGFHWYVPINVKNIPNIECRKAIVYAADRSAMYRAYGGEVGGQVSTSIQPPSVQGREKGTDFYTKADPTYTGDPAQAKAALAKCGQPNGFSTTMIFRSDRPKEKATAEALQQSLAKVNIKIELKGYPSGTYTNEQLGAPKFMAKEKIGLGTYGWAPDWNTGYGYLQPVSDGDAIVPTGNANPEELNDPEVNKLWDDVVKVQDAAGRAKIYNQIDGKIREQAAILPNVYAKSLLYRPTNLTNVYFHAGYGMYDYANLGVTG; this is encoded by the coding sequence ATGAAATCTCCCAAGGTGGTGACCAGTGCGGCGGCGGGGATCGTCGTCCTGGGCCTCGGGCTGTCCGCCTGCGGCGGCGGTGACGACGAGGGCGGCGGCGGTACCGGAGGCTCCAAGTTCGACGCCGGGTCGACGGCGGTCGTCAACGCCTCCGACCACAAGGGCGGCGTGCTGAAGTTCGCTCAGCCGGACGACTTCGAGTCGCTGGACCCGGCGAACATCTACTACGCCTACGGGCTGAACTTCGTCCGGATCTTCTCCCGCAGCCTGATGACCTACAACTCCAAGCCGGGCAACGAGGGCACCAAGATGGTCCCCGACCTGGCGGAGGCGCCGGGCGTTCCCAGCAACGGCAGCAAGACCTGGACGTACAAGCTCAAGCGGGGCGTCAAGTACGAGGACGGCACCGAGATCAAGGCCAAGGACATCAAGTACGGGGTCGCGCGGACCTTCGACCGCAGTGTCCTGCACAACGGCCCGTCCTACTTCCCGCAGCTGCTGGCCGCCGACGGGTACAAGGGCCCCTTCAAGGACAAGAACCTTGAGAACTTCAAGGGCGTGTCCACCCCCGACGACTACACCGTGGTGTTCAACCTGAAGTCGCCGTTCAGCGAGTTCGACCAGGTGGTCGGCTTCTCCGGGCAGACCGCCCCGGTCCCGGCGGCGAAGGACACCGGCGCCCGCTACGGCATGCACCCGGTCTCCAGCGGCCCGTACAAGCTCGAAGGCGACTACACCCCGAAGAAGGGCGGCACCTGGGTCCGCAACACCAACTGGGACCCGGCGACCGACCCGAACCGCAAGCAGCTCCCCGACAAGATCGAGGTGCAGTCGGGCCTGAAGGCGGAGGAGATCGACAGCCGCCTGCAGGCCGGCACCGTGCAGGTCGACCTCCCCGGCTCGGGTGTGCAGGCCGCCGCGCGGCAGCAGATCCTGACCAACCCCAAGCTCAAGGCCAACGCCGACAACCCGCTCGCCGGGTTCCACTGGTACGTCCCGATCAACGTCAAGAACATCCCGAACATCGAGTGCCGCAAGGCGATCGTGTACGCGGCGGACCGTTCGGCGATGTACCGGGCGTACGGCGGCGAGGTCGGCGGGCAGGTGTCGACGTCGATCCAGCCGCCGTCGGTGCAGGGCCGCGAGAAGGGCACCGACTTCTACACCAAGGCGGACCCGACCTACACCGGCGACCCGGCGCAGGCCAAGGCGGCGCTCGCCAAGTGCGGCCAGCCCAACGGCTTCTCCACCACGATGATCTTCCGGAGTGACCGGCCGAAGGAGAAGGCCACCGCCGAGGCGCTGCAGCAGTCCCTCGCGAAGGTCAACATCAAGATCGAGCTGAAGGGGTACCCGTCGGGCACCTACACCAACGAGCAGCTCGGCGCGCCGAAGTTCATGGCCAAGGAGAAGATCGGCCTCGGCACCTACGGGTGGGCGCCGGACTGGAACACCGGCTACGGCTACCTGCAGCCGGTCTCCGACGGCGACGCGATCGTGCCCACCGGCAACGCCAACCCGGAGGAGCTGAACGACCCCGAGGTCAACAAGCTCTGGGACGACGTCGTCAAGGTCCAGGACGCCGCGGGCCGCGCGAAGATCTACAACCAGATCGACGGGAAGATCCGCGAGCAGGCCGCGATCCTGCCGAACGTGTACGCCAAGTCGCTGCTCTACCGCCCGACGAACCTGACGAACGTGTACTTCCACGCGGGCTACGGCATGTACGACTACGCCAACCTCGGCGTCACCGGCTGA
- a CDS encoding ABC transporter permease encodes MTAPIEVSGAEGEAQPDAVLAGVDRKAIQGRSLGQIAWLRLKRDKVAIAGGIVVLILIVLSLPGVTGLVTGWFGSPPNDFHQNLVDATLGGPTKPLGGMSADHIFGVEPINGRDLFSRVLYGARVSLLIGVLATLVSVVIGTIMGITAGYFGGWVDTLIARTMDVFLAFPLVLFAISLVGVIPNNLAGLEGNNLRIAILVFIIGFFNWPYIGRIIRGQTMSLREREFVDAARSMGARNSYILFKEILPNLVAPILVYSTLLIPTNILFEAALSFLGVGINPPDPSWGGMLSQATELYSVAPHFVIVPGLAIFITVLAFNLFGDGLRDALDPRAR; translated from the coding sequence GTGACCGCACCGATCGAGGTGTCCGGAGCGGAGGGCGAGGCCCAACCGGACGCCGTCCTCGCGGGCGTCGATCGCAAGGCGATCCAGGGTCGTTCCCTCGGACAGATCGCCTGGCTTCGGCTCAAGCGCGACAAGGTCGCCATCGCGGGCGGGATCGTGGTGCTGATCCTGATCGTGTTGTCGCTGCCCGGCGTGACCGGCCTTGTCACCGGCTGGTTCGGCAGCCCGCCCAACGATTTCCACCAGAACCTGGTGGACGCGACGCTCGGCGGCCCCACCAAGCCGCTCGGCGGGATGAGCGCCGACCACATCTTCGGCGTCGAGCCCATCAACGGGCGCGACCTGTTCAGCCGCGTCCTGTACGGGGCGCGTGTCTCCCTGCTCATCGGCGTGCTCGCCACGCTGGTGTCGGTGGTCATCGGCACGATCATGGGCATCACCGCCGGGTACTTCGGCGGCTGGGTGGACACGCTGATCGCCCGCACGATGGACGTGTTCCTCGCCTTCCCGCTGGTGCTGTTCGCGATCTCGCTGGTGGGCGTGATCCCCAACAACCTCGCCGGGCTGGAGGGCAACAACCTGCGGATCGCGATCCTGGTGTTCATCATCGGGTTCTTCAACTGGCCCTACATCGGCCGGATCATCCGCGGGCAGACCATGTCGCTGCGCGAACGCGAGTTCGTCGACGCCGCGCGCAGCATGGGCGCGCGCAACTCCTACATCCTGTTCAAGGAGATCCTGCCGAACCTGGTCGCGCCGATCCTGGTGTACTCCACGCTGCTGATCCCGACCAACATCCTGTTCGAGGCAGCGCTGTCGTTCCTCGGTGTCGGCATCAACCCGCCCGATCCCTCGTGGGGCGGGATGCTGTCGCAGGCCACCGAGCTGTACTCGGTCGCCCCTCACTTCGTGATCGTCCCCGGTCTCGCCATCTTCATCACCGTGCTGGCCTTCAACCTGTTCGGCGATGGGCTGCGCGACGCCCTGGACCCACGGGCCCGATGA
- a CDS encoding HAD family hydrolase, producing the protein MGGTGGDAAGDAAGGGAGRLQAVLFDMDGLLIDSERLWLEVESEVMAWLGGTWTPAHQERLVGGSLDVAVAYMLELTGSPAPPGEVGRRMLDGMVERLSTCVPLMPGAKDLLTGLREAGVATALVSSSHRRLIEPVLDAIGRGHFRLSVAGDEVERTKPAPEPYLTATARLGADPRRCVVLEDSPNGVAAAEAAGCVTVAVPGVLPIPPAPGRTVVRSLREVTLERLSSLVA; encoded by the coding sequence GTGGGGGGCACAGGCGGGGACGCGGCCGGGGACGCGGCCGGGGGCGGCGCGGGGCGGCTCCAGGCCGTCCTGTTCGACATGGACGGGCTGCTGATCGACTCCGAGCGCCTCTGGCTGGAGGTCGAGTCGGAGGTGATGGCCTGGCTCGGCGGGACGTGGACGCCCGCGCACCAGGAGCGCCTGGTCGGCGGGTCCCTGGACGTCGCCGTGGCCTACATGCTGGAGCTGACGGGGTCGCCGGCCCCGCCCGGGGAGGTCGGGCGGCGGATGCTGGACGGGATGGTCGAGCGGCTGAGCACGTGCGTGCCGCTGATGCCCGGCGCCAAGGACCTGCTCACCGGGCTGCGGGAGGCGGGCGTCGCCACCGCGCTGGTGTCCTCCAGCCACCGCAGGCTCATCGAGCCGGTGCTGGACGCGATCGGCCGCGGGCACTTCCGGCTGAGCGTCGCCGGCGACGAGGTGGAGCGCACCAAGCCGGCGCCCGAGCCGTACCTCACCGCCACCGCGCGGCTGGGCGCGGACCCCCGCCGGTGCGTGGTGCTGGAGGACTCCCCGAACGGGGTGGCCGCGGCCGAGGCCGCGGGCTGCGTCACCGTCGCCGTGCCGGGCGTGCTGCCGATCCCGCCGGCGCCGGGGCGCACGGTGGTGCGCTCGCTGCGCGAGGTGACCCTGGAACGGCTGTCGTCGCTGGTGGCGTGA
- a CDS encoding universal stress protein, whose amino-acid sequence MSAYGTILVGTDGSDSSFRAVDRAARLAAATGATLLLASAYSPMPERERASAADRLGDLAYKVQGATPAEDALRAARRRAAAAGATGIEQAAVQGDAVDVISTLARERSADLVVIGNRGLNSFAGRILGSVPAGLSRRLSCDVLIVHTTDGK is encoded by the coding sequence ATGAGCGCCTACGGCACCATCCTCGTCGGCACCGACGGCTCGGACTCCTCGTTCCGCGCGGTGGACCGCGCGGCGCGGCTGGCGGCCGCGACCGGCGCCACCCTGCTGCTCGCGTCCGCCTACAGCCCGATGCCCGAGCGCGAGCGGGCCAGTGCCGCCGACCGGCTCGGCGACCTCGCCTACAAGGTGCAGGGCGCCACCCCCGCCGAGGACGCGCTGCGCGCCGCGCGGCGCCGGGCCGCCGCCGCCGGCGCCACCGGCATCGAGCAGGCCGCCGTGCAGGGCGACGCCGTCGACGTCATCTCCACGCTGGCCCGGGAACGTTCCGCCGACCTCGTGGTGATCGGCAACCGGGGCCTCAACAGCTTCGCCGGCCGCATCCTCGGCTCCGTCCCCGCCGGCCTCTCGCGCCGTCTCTCGTGCGACGTGCTGATCGTCCACACCACCGACGGCAAGTGA
- a CDS encoding PAC2 family protein codes for MVELESVPELVDPVLVAAFEGWNDAGEAASGVIQHLESTWEAVPIAELDPDDYYDFQVTRPIVEMVDGETRGITWPTTRISWARLPNGRDVVLVHGIEPNMRWRSFCRELVGLMLELDVRNVVLLGALLADAPHTRPVPVTGAASEAGLVNTLHLEPARYEGPTGILGVLQDACGKADLDTVSLWAAVPHYVAQPPSPKATLALLRRVEDLLDVTVPLGELPEEARAWENGVNELAEEDSEVAEYVRTLEEQKDATELPEASGDAIAREFERYLRRRDPG; via the coding sequence GTGGTCGAGCTCGAAAGCGTGCCGGAACTCGTCGATCCGGTGCTCGTGGCCGCCTTTGAGGGGTGGAACGACGCCGGCGAGGCCGCGAGCGGGGTCATCCAGCACCTGGAGTCGACGTGGGAGGCGGTGCCGATCGCCGAGCTCGACCCCGACGACTACTACGACTTCCAGGTCACCCGCCCGATCGTCGAGATGGTCGACGGGGAGACCCGCGGCATCACCTGGCCCACCACCCGGATCTCCTGGGCGCGGCTGCCCAACGGCCGCGACGTGGTCCTCGTGCACGGCATCGAGCCGAACATGCGCTGGCGCTCGTTCTGCCGGGAGCTGGTCGGGCTGATGCTGGAGCTGGACGTGCGCAACGTCGTCCTCCTCGGCGCGCTGCTCGCCGACGCCCCCCACACCCGCCCGGTCCCGGTCACCGGCGCGGCGTCCGAGGCGGGCCTGGTCAACACCCTGCACCTGGAGCCCGCCCGCTACGAGGGCCCCACCGGGATCCTCGGCGTCCTGCAGGACGCCTGCGGCAAGGCCGACCTCGACACGGTGTCGCTGTGGGCGGCCGTCCCCCACTACGTCGCGCAGCCCCCGTCCCCGAAGGCGACGCTGGCGCTGCTGCGCCGCGTCGAGGACCTCCTGGACGTCACCGTCCCCCTCGGTGAGCTGCCCGAGGAGGCGCGCGCCTGGGAGAACGGCGTCAACGAGCTGGCCGAGGAGGACTCCGAGGTCGCCGAGTACGTCCGCACCCTGGAGGAGCAGAAGGACGCGACCGAGCTGCCCGAGGCCAGCGGCGACGCCATCGCCCGCGAGTTCGAACGCTACCTGCGGCGCCGCGACCCCGGCTGA